In Oncorhynchus gorbuscha isolate QuinsamMale2020 ecotype Even-year linkage group LG08, OgorEven_v1.0, whole genome shotgun sequence, one genomic interval encodes:
- the LOC124041010 gene encoding regulator of G-protein signaling 21-like, whose translation MPISITSPSRELHSHSMDMDDKRRNQTRGSDLKSRLQRRPSQSPNTKRLSPEEIILWSQSLERLLASKYGMTTFQAFLKSEFSDENIEFWLICQDYKKIKSSFRLSSRAKKIYKTYIEAEAPKEINIDHQTRDLIRRNVKTPTTVCFDEAQRIVYRLMEKDSYPRFLRSNIYRTLLDSASDYIKV comes from the exons ATGCCTATCTCCATCACGTCACCATCAAGGGAACTGCATTCACACAGCATGGACATGGACGACAAGAGGAGAAATCAGACGAG AGGAAGCGACTTGAAATCCAGACTACAGCGCAGACCTTCCCAATCCCCCAACACTAAACG ACTTAGCCCTGAGGAAATTATCCTGTGGTCCCAGTCTTTGGAGAGACTTCTCGCATCGAAAT ATGGCATGACAACATTTCAAGCCTTCCTGAAGTCGGAGTTCAGTGACGAGAACATTGAGTTCTGGCTGATCTGTCAAGACTACAAGAAGATCAAGTCGTCCTTCAGGCTGTCCTCCAGGGCCAAGAAAATCTACAAGACATATATTGAAGCCGAGGCTCCAAAAGAG ATCAACATTGACCACCAGACCAGAGATCTCATCAGGCGGAATGTGAAGACGCCCACCACAGTTTGCTTCGACGAGGCCCAAAGGATTGTGTACAGATTGATGGAGAAAGACTCCTACCCCAGGTTCCTCAGATCCAACATCTACAGGACCTTACTGGACTCTGCATCAGACTACATTAAGGTGTAA
- the LOC124041009 gene encoding regulator of G-protein signaling 2-like, which produces MDICCETASEDLDKTKRLLHKPWKSRLHNFLNSPSPHSRKKLHRQSVNEAKQWGQSLEKLLNHKCGQVAFRVFLKSEFCEENLEFWLACEEFKSITSPEKLAWKATSIYEEFIQSDSRMEVNVDYHTRDTIAQSLHKPTASCFDGAQRKVCSLMENDAYPRFIQSDYYKDLCAGSRGLGKHKRT; this is translated from the exons ATGGATATTTGCTGTGAGACGGCCTCAGAAGACCTTGACAAGACCAAAAGGCTTTT GCATAAACCCTGGAAATCGAGACTCCACAACTTCCTCAATAGTCCCTCACCTCATTCAAGGAAAAAACTGCACAG ACAATCTGTTAATGAGGCGAAACAGTGGGGACAATCCTTAGAGAAACTACTCAATCATAAAT GTGGCCAAGTGGCATTTCGGGTCTTCCTGAAATCTGAGTTCTGTGAGGAGAATCTGGAGTTTTGGCTTGCCTGTGAAGAGTTCAAGTCAATCACCAGTCCAGAGAAGCTTGCCTGGAAAGCTACTAGCATTTATGAAGAATTCATTCAAAGTGACTCCCGTATGGAG GTCAACGTCGATTACCACACAAGAGACACGATTGCTCAGAGTCTCCACAAGCCAACCGCATCTTGTTTTGACGGTGCCCAGAGGAAGGTCTGTAGCCTTATGGAGAACGATGCGTATCCTCGGTTCATTCAGTCTGACTACTACAAGGACCTGTGTGCTGGTAGCAGGGGCTTAGGAAAACATAAAAGAACTTGA